The DNA region GGTATTTGACCACAGAAATTATTGGAGCGAAGGCTGAGAATCTTCAAGCTTGAAAGTCTATGTCCAATCCACTTAGGTATGCTCCCATCAAATTCATTTTTGCCAATATCAATAGTAACCAAGTCTATACAATTTTTCAACAAGGATAGAAGTTTTCCAGATAATTTGTTGTTGAACATATGCAAAGACTGAAGATTAACTAAAGATCCAATGGATGCTGGAATTTTACCAGTGAAATTGTTGTTCTCCAAATTTAAGAGAATCAAGCTTTGCCACTTCATCCAACAATTACTTATTTTCCCTGATAAAAGATTGTTTCCAAGATTGAGAAATTCCATACTTTGGGAATCATTTATCTTGTAACACAAAAAGTGAGAGATAGATCCAGACAATAAATTGTTAGAAAGATCAAGAAAGGTCACATTTGAGGATATACAAGGTAATGGACCTGTGAAGTTATTTGAACTCAAATCAATTGTTGAAAGATAGGACAACATCAAAGGGATATGTGGAAACTCTCCATAGATTTGATTGTGAGAGATATTTAGAAAATCAAACTGAGAAGACAAGTTCCAAAACCAAGGAGGAACTGCATCTATAATCCCTGTGTTGGATATGTCCAAGCTCAGAAGTTGCTTTTGTGAATAGAGCCACGAAGGAAATTTTGACCCTAAATTCCATGATCGCAAAACTAAGGTGTTGAGTTTAAAAGGAGGGGTCCAATTGTCACTTACTTTTAAAGTTAGTTGGTTATGAGAtgcaaaaagtttttttaatctcattaattTGGCAAAATGAACTTCTGACACCACACCCTCCAACATATTGAAACCAATATTCAGAGACTCTAATTTGGAGAGCTGTCCAAAGCTTTGAGGGAGAGTTCCGTTAATTTGATTATGCCCAAGGTCCAAGGATCTCAAAGAGGAAAGATTTCCTATAGATCTTGGCACATTTCCTTCAAGTTTATTGTATGACAAGTCTATGCTAATGGCAGATGTTAGGTTTCCAATGGCACTAGAGATTCTACCCTGCAAATTATTGTACCCGAGGTTGAGGAACTCAAGATGACTAAAACTGTACAGCCAATTGGGGATTGAAGAGTCGAAAAAGGTTAAAGATAGATCGAGGTGCCTAAGTGAAGTCAAGTTCTGGAGATGAACAGGGATTGGAGCTGGAAACAAATTTTCAGATAGATCAAGAGAAATCAGATTATGAAGGCCAAAGACCCAAAACAGAATCGAATTGAAGTCAAGACTGTTGGATGAAAGATCAAGGGTGGTGAGAGATGAGAAGTTAATACTACTGGGTATTGGTGGTGGGATGAAACCAGAAAGGGCACAACCTGACAATCGCAACTTTGACAAGGAAGGGAGTTTGTTTATCTCCTGTAGCCAATCAGAGGCTTGGCTCAGGTTTGCAGAACTCAAATCAAGGTGTTGTAGTAAAGGAAGACCAGAGAGCCATTGAAGGTTCTTCACATGTAAATCATAATAATCACATTCAAGATCGAGATATTGCAAATTAGAGAGATTCCCAAGTTGATGAGGAATCAATCCCACAAATCCCGCATTGGAGAGATTAAGATATCTTAAGCTCCCCATTGAACCGAGGAATTTGGGAATTGGAGTATGAATGAAATAATTGCCACTGAGGTCCAAGTAAATCAAATGCTTCAAATCAAGCAGAGAAGGATTTATCTCACCTCCGAACATAAAGGATGCGAgatggagttggaggacatgacCGGTGTGGTTGTGGCAGACAACACCGACCCAGTCACAACAATCCACGTCAGATGCAGTCCAAGAGGCAAGCCAGTCTGAAGGAACATCAAGGTCTTGCTTGAAGTTTAGAAGCGCGCGTCTCTCGCTTTCAATGCAACGAATCTCAGAGTCGGTAGTGAGGAAACAAAGGAGAAGGGTTAAAGTAACAGCTATTACTGTTCTCAACAACGAaccctccttcttcttcttcatcatcatcatcatgcttttataaaaataaaactggTTTATGATTTTGTTACGTTCGGTACCAATGGCATAGGACTTATTTATAGGAAGCGGACCCATCCATCTTTTTGTATTGTGCTCGAGGAGTGGAGTTTGTTTGAGCTTTTAGTCGGTTTTTTGATGCTTTGAATTTCAACCACACATAGGGATTGACTGACTAAGTCTTGTAGATGGGACCCTCTATTTGGATACATATCAATTTTCTAACTTAATTTAGTCAATACCCATTCATTATTTGTATCAAAATTCAACCATCTTTAAAATAGCATAGTCCCCACAATGACTTAAGTCTCTGGTATTATGGTAGTGATTGTTGCAAATGGGTCATTTGAACACGacttatttgttaaaaattgaaaatttattactgaaaatattgtagtaaaataatttttaaatatgtgaataatgCTGTAGGtactaaatttatattaaaatttgtgtttagATGAAGGTCTGTGAACAGTACCTATAGAATCCGCAGACAAAACGTTGACATGAGATTGCTCAAAACGCCCAATCCAAACTCACGCTTATTGTATCGTGCTTGAGGAGTTTGTTTTGATACTTTCAATTTCAACCACACATTAAAAAGCGGACCCATCCATCCATCTAATGCAACGCATGGTGACTTGATCGGTCAATACCCATTTATTACTTGTATCAAAATTCAACAATCTTTGAAACAGAATATGTCCCACTGACTTAAGTCTCTACACATGGTGACTTGATTGGCCAACACCTATTTATTACTTGTATTAAAATTCAACAATCTTTGAAACTGAATATGTCCCATAGTGACTTAAGTCTCTAGTATTATGGTAGTGATTGTTCAGCAACACAGGGctatttgataaagttattttagtaatgttgtttttttaaataaaaaagtacgtgtgagtgaaaaaatgtgtaaaaatacatgtaatgttgtttaaaaactgaaaacacattatTAAACTACTATACCAAACGGAGCTAAAGTTTTTAAGGTGATAAACTGATAATATCATTGCTTGTAtgctaaaattatattataatagtCATAATAATAGGATATCTTGTAGACTTTACCTGGATCTTACATTTAAATGTTGCAAAGAAAAAGGGGACACAAGTTTTATGTTATCATAGGCAAATACTCATTGGAATTACAAAAACAAGGCCGGATTGAACTTTTCTAAGGCTCAAAAGGTGAATTATCATAAATTGATTAATGGGCTGAGTTTGTCAATTCCACCCTCAAATCgtaaaacaaatttattgcaTTGGACGGCATGATGATACAGAGCTCAAAATTTATAATGCACTAGCTTGTAAGTTGTGCTTATGCATGAAAACATTTATTAATGGTGATAATAAGATAGTTTTACTTAGTTAGTTGAGTAAATTAGTCATCTTAGattttctttgatatatatatatatatatatatatatatatatatatatatatattggacgGAATGAGCTTTTAAATCTCAAAACACAGAGCATCTCTAGCAgattctctaaatttttgtactgtttggagaaTGAACAGTGACATTTAGCTATTACTtacccactttttcaaatacattttcgAACAGATTATCTATCacattctctatctcatttaaatattatttcttcatttattctttatcctttttttaacaactacacatcttccaacatttttttttattcaatatctgattattataatagaaaaaaaaaattttgaagaatgaATAGTAGCCCATCAAATTTGATGAGCTACTGttcatgagccaaaaaaaaaattcaagtataGAGAAGCAGTTGGAGGCTAGTTTTATGGTTTCATTCTCTATTATAGGTAATATTTTCCTTTACATACACTATTCGAGATGCTCTAAGGTTAATTTTAATTCGCAAAACTCAAAAGTCTTTGAGTTTGTTGGGCAATCATTATCTTGTTCAATTAGTCAAAAAGTTCGAGGCATATATGTACCTTTCACTCAGACCACGATGAaagcaaaataagaaaaacgaaaaagatagtacaacaataaaaataaatctacttCTCATTTTCtgcaatttacaaattaaaaaatttataataatttgagtacttcaaacattaaaaatagACCAAGATGGGATCCAATTAAATCAATTGGGTCAGTGCCctgtcttttatttattgttttttttgtttgtttgtgcaTGCAACCTATCAAGGTGATGCAACTTTGTGCAAAAACTTCCCGAGTATCGACAAAGgttcttcattttctctctttctccattgCTTTTCCCATTACTCCATCAAAGTATGCATATTGATAAAgaatagtattttttaaaagtacaaAATAAAGATAGGttcaaataatt from Castanea sativa cultivar Marrone di Chiusa Pesio chromosome 6, ASM4071231v1 includes:
- the LOC142638176 gene encoding receptor-like protein EIX1 isoform X2, which gives rise to MMMMMKKKKEGSLLRTVIAVTLTLLLCFLTTDSEIRCIESERRALLNFKQDLDVPSDWLASWTASDVDCCDWVGVVCHNHTGHVLQLHLASFMFGGEINPSLLDLKHLIYLDLSGNYFIHTPIPKFLGSMGSLRYLNLSNAGFVGLIPHQLGNLSNLQYLDLECDYYDLHVKNLQWLSGLPLLQHLDLSSANLSQASDWLQEINKLPSLSKLRLSGCALSGFIPPPIPSSINFSSLTTLDLSSNSLDFNSILFWVFGLHNLISLDLSENLFPAPIPVHLQNLTSLRHLDLSLTFFDSSIPNWLYSFSHLEFLNLGYNNLQGRISSAIGNLTSAISIDLSYNKLEGNVPRSIGNLSSLRSLDLGHNQINGTLPQSFGQLSKLESLNIGFNMLEGVVSEVHFAKLMRLKKLFASHNQLTLKVSDNWTPPFKLNTLVLRSWNLGSKFPSWLYSQKQLLSLDISNTGIIDAVPPWFWNLSSQFDFLNISHNQIYGEFPHIPLMLSYLSTIDLSSNNFTGPLPCISSNVTFLDLSNNLLSGSISHFLCYKINDSQSMEFLNLGNNLLSGKISNCWMKWQSLILLNLENNNFTDLVTIDIGKNEFDGSIPKWIGHRLSSLKILSLRSNNFCGQIPDELCALASLQILDLSHNKLFGSIPKCVNNFITMARNNNSISPFYFFYVVSPDYSDGPFESELLVIKGNSLEYSTTLGLVNIIDLSNNNLSGEIPKEVASLQGLQSLNLSFNILTGRIPENIGDMRSIESIDFSINQLSGQIPQSMSSLTFLSHLNLSNNNLIGRIPSSTQLQSLSPSSFFGNKLCGPPLIDNCTINYVKPNIENKRSKGFGGHMVDWFFVSMALGFVVGFWVVLGPLLWNKQWRILYFQFLDHLGYKRTGVVAQIWYSIVSKCCKILNI
- the LOC142638176 gene encoding receptor-like protein EIX1 isoform X1, whose translation is MMMMMKKKKEGSLLRTVIAVTLTLLLCFLTTDSEIRCIESERRALLNFKQDLDVPSDWLASWTASDVDCCDWVGVVCHNHTGHVLQLHLASFMFGGEINPSLLDLKHLIYLDLSGNYFIHTPIPKFLGSMGSLRYLNLSNAGFVGLIPHQLGNLSNLQYLDLECDYYDLHVKNLQWLSGLPLLQHLDLSSANLSQASDWLQEINKLPSLSKLRLSGCALSGFIPPPIPSSINFSSLTTLDLSSNSLDFNSILFWVFGLHNLISLDLSENLFPAPIPVHLQNLTSLRHLDLSLTFFDSSIPNWLYSFSHLEFLNLGYNNLQGRISSAIGNLTSAISIDLSYNKLEGNVPRSIGNLSSLRSLDLGHNQINGTLPQSFGQLSKLESLNIGFNMLEGVVSEVHFAKLMRLKKLFASHNQLTLKVSDNWTPPFKLNTLVLRSWNLGSKFPSWLYSQKQLLSLDISNTGIIDAVPPWFWNLSSQFDFLNISHNQIYGEFPHIPLMLSYLSTIDLSSNNFTGPLPCISSNVTFLDLSNNLLSGSISHFLCYKINDSQSMEFLNLGNNLLSGKISNCWMKWQSLILLNLENNNFTGKIPASIGSLVNLQSLHMFNNKLSGKLLSLLKNCIDLVTIDIGKNEFDGSIPKWIGHRLSSLKILSLRSNNFCGQIPDELCALASLQILDLSHNKLFGSIPKCVNNFITMARNNNSISPFYFFYVVSPDYSDGPFESELLVIKGNSLEYSTTLGLVNIIDLSNNNLSGEIPKEVASLQGLQSLNLSFNILTGRIPENIGDMRSIESIDFSINQLSGQIPQSMSSLTFLSHLNLSNNNLIGRIPSSTQLQSLSPSSFFGNKLCGPPLIDNCTINYVKPNIENKRSKGFGGHMVDWFFVSMALGFVVGFWVVLGPLLWNKQWRILYFQFLDHLGYKRTGVVAQIWYSIVSKCCKILNI